A genomic window from Anthocerotibacter panamensis C109 includes:
- a CDS encoding DUF1517 domain-containing protein, translating to MFHWIKSKRYVVTTIMVGLNGLTAAPLLGALNRSTREIIASDGDFEVASAEIAKVAGGLLDYESAWTHSANWGEVFTKEVEAGDYGAECFAQNSQRYLSSGEGLQEAPVAVPTRARSPQNIVVMLTVAYQGELAELETALTSVDAVRRALAALVVLHNKDQLQLAHLHYAPAHFGDDLDTDQLLVNYPELVAL from the coding sequence GTGTTCCATTGGATCAAAAGCAAGCGTTACGTAGTTACCACCATCATGGTCGGCCTCAATGGTCTGACCGCTGCTCCTCTACTGGGTGCCCTCAATCGTTCTACCCGTGAAATTATCGCTTCCGATGGCGATTTTGAGGTGGCGAGCGCCGAAATTGCCAAAGTCGCCGGAGGACTGCTGGACTACGAGTCAGCCTGGACGCACTCCGCCAACTGGGGTGAGGTCTTCACCAAAGAAGTTGAGGCAGGAGATTACGGAGCCGAGTGTTTTGCCCAAAACTCCCAGCGTTACCTCAGCTCTGGGGAAGGGTTACAAGAAGCTCCGGTCGCGGTTCCCACCCGTGCCCGGTCTCCACAAAATATCGTGGTGATGCTGACGGTGGCCTATCAAGGAGAGCTAGCCGAGCTTGAAACCGCGCTGACTTCGGTCGATGCGGTCCGCCGTGCCCTGGCCGCCCTCGTTGTCCTGCACAACAAAGACCAATTGCAACTGGCCCACCTACACTACGCCCCAGCCCATTTTGGGGATGACCTCGACACCGACCAACTCCTGGTCAACTATCCCGAACTTGTCGCTCTCTAG